A DNA window from Deltaproteobacteria bacterium RBG_16_64_85 contains the following coding sequences:
- a CDS encoding transcriptional regulator translates to MKQIIAFIKPHMLSNMTTALKNLPGLTGMSISEVGGFGRGRARNAAARISQDLVNYYTPRVRIEIFCRDESTEEIVSNIEKTAHTGLRGDGKIYVTNVETGVRISTGDRSEGAV, encoded by the coding sequence ATGAAGCAGATCATCGCCTTCATCAAGCCTCACATGCTTTCCAACATGACGACGGCTCTCAAGAACCTGCCGGGACTAACCGGGATGAGCATTTCCGAAGTAGGAGGGTTCGGCCGCGGGAGGGCCAGGAACGCCGCGGCGCGAATATCCCAGGACCTTGTGAATTACTACACGCCGCGCGTCCGAATCGAGATCTTCTGTCGCGACGAATCGACGGAGGAGATCGTTTCCAATATCGAAAAGACCGCCCACACAGGCCTGCGGGGCGACGGGAAGATCTATGTGACAAATGTGGAGACTGGCGTCCGAATCAGCACGGGAGACCGGAG